The sequence CGGGGCCTGCCTTTTCGAAGAGCAGGGGCGCAACCTTTGTTACAAGCTTGAACATCTCCACCGCCATCTGCCGAATCTCCCATTGAGCCCTGAGACAGCAGCGCTGTCTGAAGAAATGGATGAGCTCCCTTGCATTCATGGTGACCATAATCTTCGTCTCAGCGGCATTGGGCAGGACAAAACGGGCGTCCTGGTTTGCGGCCTCGCCCGTTATGCCCTTTTCGTTCAGCCTTTGGGTGATCAGGGTGTAGGCCTCCTGCGCCTTCTCCAGAAAGTCCTCGAAGACCTTTCTGAGTTCCCGGTCTTCCCTGAGCACAGGCGGGATTACGTAGTCAAAGCCCGCCTCTTCACTGACGTACCGCTGGGACTGCTGTGAATAGGATGCGAGCCTGTGCCTGACGAGCTGATGGGAGCACGCCCTTGATATGCCCTCGATGGCAAAGGTGAATGATGCATGTTCGATGGGACTCATATGTCCCATCTGCACGAGCTTACGGACGAATTCCTTCTGGTCTTTTTCCTCGATCCTCTTCTTCAGCGAAGCGATGTCGGCAGGGCTGTAGCAGAGCTTCGCAGCCATTGCAACTGTCTCTTCAGGGTTAGGGGTATGGCGCAAAAGGATTACCTTCAGTCTTGACTCGGGCATGGGGCTATGATATCACGATGAAAACCCTTGACACAAGAAGCGGGAAATTTTATTCTTAGCCATGAAGAAACCCTGGTCAGGAAGATTCAAGGAAAGGACGGCGGGGATTGTTGAATCCTTCACCCAGTCCATCTCCTTTGACAGCCGCCTCTGGAAATACGATATCGAAGGGAGCATTGCCCATGCCGCGATGCTTGGGAGACAGGGGATCATTCCGAAGGGTGATTCCCGGAGGATCATCAGGGGGCTGAAGGAGATAGAGGATGAAATAGCTTCAGGAACGTTCAGGTTCAGGCAGGACCTCGAAGACATCCATATGAACATAGAGACGGCGCTTATCAGGAAGATCGGAGATGTGGGGAAAAAACTCCATACTGCCAGGTCGAGGAACGATCAGGTGGCCCTCGATATCAGGCTTTATCTCAGGGATGAGATCGGCCTGATAGGAGCGGCTGTAAAAGACCTTCAGAAGAGATTGACGGAGGCGGCAGAAAGGCATATTGACGTTATCATGCCTGGGTATACCCATTTGCAGAGGGCCCAACCCGTTCTCCTGTCACACCATCTTCTCGCCTATGTCGAGATGCTGAACCGCGACAGGGAACGGTTGTCGGAGACCTTCAGGAGGGTGAATGTACTTCCCCTCGGTGCCGCCGCCCTTGCAGGTACCTCGTTACCCATAGACAGGGAATACGTGGCAAAGCTTCTCGGGTTCGAAGGTGTTATGGAGAACAGCATGGATGCCGTCTCCGACAGGGATTTTGCCCTCGAATTCCTTGCGGACGCAAGCATCCTCATCATGCACCTGTCGAGGCTCTCCGAGGAGCTGGTCCTCTGGTCGACAGCGGAGTTCTCCTTTGTCGAACTCCCCGACGCCTTTACGACAGGCTCAAGCATCATGCCTCAGAAAAAGAACCCCGATGTGGCGGAGCTCATCAGGGGGAAGACAGGCAGGATTTACGGCTCACTCATCTCTCTCCTGACAACGATGAAGGGACTGCCGCTCTCTTACAACAGAGACATGCAGGAAGACAAGATACCGGTCTTTGATGCTGTGGATACGGTGAAGGCATCGCTCTCCGTGCTTGCCGAGATGGTTCCTCGTATACGCTTTAACAGGGAGAGGATGGCAGGCACCGCCTCAGACGCCTATGCTACGGCTACGGATGTCGCAGAGTATCTCGTCAGAAAGGGCATGCCTTTCAGAGAGGCCCACGAGGTGACGGGCAGAATAGTCCTTCACTGCATCGAGAAGGGCAAACGTCTTGCCGACCTCGACAGAGGAGAGTTGAAGAGCTTTTCCCCCCTCATCGAAGAAGACATCTACCCCTATCTCACCGCAGAAGGCTCGATAGCATCGAGGGGATCAAGGGGCGGGACTTCCGTGACAGAGGTGAGAAAGCAGATTACGAGGATTAAAAGGCTCCTTCGCACATGAAGGTTCGGTCGGTCTTCTCCCTTGTAGTCCTTTCCCTCTTCATTCTTGGCTGCGGTAAGAAAGGTCCGCCGACTCTCAAGGCCTTTGAAAAACCCGTGCCGCCATCTGGTCTAACAGCTGTCCATAGGGAGGATGCCGTAATCCTTTCGTGGAGTTATCCTGACGACATGAGGCAAAAGCTGAAGGGATTCCCTATCCTGAGATCCGCGAACAACGGTTTTGAGAAGATCGCATTTGTGAGTAACGACAGCGGCTCTTATCATGACAGAAACTTCAAGGTAGATGGTACGTACCGATATAAGGTGGTTGCCGAGAGCCTGAAGGAGGTTCTTGGCAATGACTCGGACGCAATCACCGTAACGCCGAAATCTCCGCCGCCTCCTCCGGGGCATGTCAGGTTCGGCGTGAAGTCTGATTTCATCGAATTCTCCTGGGACGGTTCAGGGAAGGACGTCTGTTATAACATGTACAGGAGTTTTGAAAAGCGTACGTATGGGGCGACACCGCTCAATACGGAGCCCCTCTGTGGCCTGTCTTTCCGGGATACTCTCCTGTCGCCTGAGAAATCTGTTTATTACCAGGTGAGGGCATTGCTGAACACAAAGATCCTCGATGAGGGATATCCTTCTCCTGAAATTGAGGTTGGGCCTTCAGACTTTGTCCCATCTCCGCCATCGGACCTGCGCATCGTTAGAGATGAGGACAAGATATTCCTTATCTGGAGGGAAAGCCCGGAATGGTGGATAAAGGGATACAGGGTTTACCGAAAGAGAGAAGGGGATCCCGGATTTACTCAGATGGGGGAGGTAAAGACGCCCACCTTTACAGACATCGAAAGGACCGGCAGGAAGATCCGTTATATGATACGTGCAGTGGGGCCGGTTTCAGAAAGCGCTCCACTCGAAGGGGAGTAGCAACAGCGGATTAGCTAGGCTCTAATGTTTCGAACAACTGTCAGGCTGGCTTGGATCGCAGCCCTGTACACGCGATGATATTCCGACAGTAAGGTACTGTGAGGACTTCGCCGAGGGTGATTTCCTGCATCGAGCACTCAGCGGCAGTCGGCAACCATGAGAGGTATCGCAGTACAGGTCTTCTCGCCACGCCTGCCTTCCCGAATAATGTAGTTTTATGCCGGAAGTCTACATTACCCCTTTGTGAGAGAGGACGAGATCCTTGATCGTCGTCTTACCCAGGGAGGCTGCCAGAGAGTCGTCAGCGCATTTCATGATATCCTCAATCTCCGGCAGGGTAAGTGATTTGGCGTCCAGGAGAAGAGAGTCCTCGCCCTCCGTTCTCACGGAGTCGAAAATCTCCCTGAGTGAGATTGTTTCTATGTCCTTTGCAGGGAGATAGGCTTGCCGTTCATCGCCCATGGAGAAAATGAGACCTTTTTTCTCCAGTAGGAAGAGCATGTCCTGAACCATATCTGGCGGAAGGACGAGGCGACTGAGGAGTGAGTCGAGCTTCC comes from Thermodesulfovibrionales bacterium and encodes:
- the thyX gene encoding FAD-dependent thymidylate synthase gives rise to the protein MPESRLKVILLRHTPNPEETVAMAAKLCYSPADIASLKKRIEEKDQKEFVRKLVQMGHMSPIEHASFTFAIEGISRACSHQLVRHRLASYSQQSQRYVSEEAGFDYVIPPVLREDRELRKVFEDFLEKAQEAYTLITQRLNEKGITGEAANQDARFVLPNAAETKIMVTMNARELIHFFRQRCCLRAQWEIRQMAVEMFKLVTKVAPLLFEKAGPACLYAPCPEGAYTCGKIKEVRKGFRSLTI
- the argH gene encoding argininosuccinate lyase → MKKPWSGRFKERTAGIVESFTQSISFDSRLWKYDIEGSIAHAAMLGRQGIIPKGDSRRIIRGLKEIEDEIASGTFRFRQDLEDIHMNIETALIRKIGDVGKKLHTARSRNDQVALDIRLYLRDEIGLIGAAVKDLQKRLTEAAERHIDVIMPGYTHLQRAQPVLLSHHLLAYVEMLNRDRERLSETFRRVNVLPLGAAALAGTSLPIDREYVAKLLGFEGVMENSMDAVSDRDFALEFLADASILIMHLSRLSEELVLWSTAEFSFVELPDAFTTGSSIMPQKKNPDVAELIRGKTGRIYGSLISLLTTMKGLPLSYNRDMQEDKIPVFDAVDTVKASLSVLAEMVPRIRFNRERMAGTASDAYATATDVAEYLVRKGMPFREAHEVTGRIVLHCIEKGKRLADLDRGELKSFSPLIEEDIYPYLTAEGSIASRGSRGGTSVTEVRKQITRIKRLLRT